The genomic stretch CCGGTATCAGCGAAGGCTTTTTCCCATTTGTCATTGTCATAGAATTCTGACCAGGAATCAAAGAGACAGCCTTCTTTATATGCTGCCAGTAATGCCTGTCCGACTCTTCTGTCACCTCTGGCGAATACACCTTCCAATACGCTTAATTCTGCTTCGTGCCAATTGTATTTGATACTTTTCTTGTTTAATTGTTCATTGAACTTGGAACGCAGGAAATGCTGTTTGCTTAAGTATTCCTTTGCAGTGTCCATTCTTGACCACTGAAAGGGAGTAAAGGGTTTTGGTACAAAGAAAGAAGTACTGGCAGTAATTCCAATCTTACCATTTCTCTGCTCCTTTGGAAGGGTGTAATATTCTCTTGCGATCTTATCGGAAAGAATAGCAATTCCTTCAATATCCTCTTCATTCTCCGTGGGCAGACCAAGCATAAAATACAATTTCACTCTGTTCCAGCCACCTTTAAAGGCTTCCATGGCACCGTTTAATATGGTTTCTTCTGTAAGTCCCTTATTGATAACATCTCTCAGTCTCTGTGAGCCAGCTTCCGGGGCAAAGGTCAAAGAGCTTTTCTTAACGTCCTGTACTTTGCTCATGACATCCAGCGCAAAAGCATCAATACGGAGGGAGGGTAAAGAAATGTTCACTTTTTGCTTGCCACATTCTTCGATGAGGAAATACACCAGTTCCTGTAAGCCTGAAAAGTCACTGGAGCTTAAGGAGCTTAAGGAAATTTCTTCATGGCCGGTAGCTTTGAGCATTTCCGTGGCATACTCTTTTAAGAAATCCATACTGCGTTCTCTTACCGGACGATACACCATACCAGCCTGGCAGAAACGGCAGCCTCTGATACAGCCTCTTTGAATTTCCAGTACCACTCTGTCCTGGGTAGCTCTGATATAGGGAACCAGGGGTTTCTTGGGATAATAGGTGTTCTCAAGTTTCATTTCGACCTGCTTTTTGATCTTATCTTTTGCATGGTCATTATTTTTATTAAACCTTTCAATGGTTCCGTCTTCTTTGTAAGTTACATCATACAAAGAGGGTACATAGATTCCTTCAATCTGAGCAACCTTCTCCAGATACTCCTTACGGCTTCCGCCCTGCTGTTTATGCTCCTTGTAAAGGTCTAAGAGCTGGTCATAAACAGTCTCACCCTCACCGATATAAAAGAAATCAAAGAAATCTGCAAGAGGTTCGGGATTATAGGTACAGGGACCACCGCCTAATACAAAAGGATCCTCTTCCGTTCGGTCTTTTGCCAGTAATGGTATACCGGACAGATCCAGAATCTGCAAAACATTGGTATAACACATTTCATATTGGAGCGTTATACCCAGGAAATCAAATTTCTTAATCGGCTCCTGTGATTCCAATGCAAACAGAGGAATCTTCTTCTCTCTCATGATCTTGTCCAGATCAGGCCAGGGTGAGTATACCCTCTCGCAATAAGTATCTTCCCTGCGGTTAAACATATCATATAGAATCTGTATACCGAGGTGAGACATTCCGATTTCATAAACATCGGGAAAACACATACAGAATCTGATATCAACTGCATTTGTATCTTTTACGACCATATTCGTTTCATTGCCGATGTATCTGGCAGGCTTGTCTATGGTCATTAGAATTTCATCTGATAAAGCCAGTTTTTTCATTTTTTTCTCCATTCCTTTACATGCATTTTGTGCCTCCGAATTTGTGCCGGGATTTCGCAGTCCACAAATCAGCGGTTGAATTTGTAAGTAATCAACCTTACACCTACTGCATATCGCTGGTATACCAGCAACACTGCCATAAATAATAAGAGCGAAAGAACTTAAACGCGGCAGCCTCTCAATCATAAATTTTCATTCACTCTTTTCTTAGAAAAACACATTGGTTTACATAATATAATTATGTGAATCAATGTGCCGTATATAGCTTACAAACCATTATAGACTATGGCTTATAAAAATACAATCTATTTTAACGCTGATAAAAAGGAAAGACAGCTTCAACTACCTCCAGCTGTCTTTCCTTTTACACAAGTAATTTATTGCTTTAATTTATCCAGGAAAGTGACAAAGAAATTCTGTGCCTCTTCCACACCGACATTATCAGAAACCAGTTCTTCGATTTGTTTAACATTTACTTCTTTGATACTAAGATTAAACTGATCCATAAGAATTACGGTCAGAAACAATAAACATGCGCATATCAGACGAACCAGGAAGAGTTTCATATTAACAGTCTGTCCGGGCCTGTCGGTTGGTATGTCAGCTCCAGCCGGATAGAATTCTTCCCGCATCAGTTTTTCTTTGTTCTTATATGCCGTATGTACTTTTCCATTTAAGTTCCCGGACTGATTTCTTGAGCAACTTTCTCTTGCTAATTTTATGTACTCCGCTCTGTTAGGAATCATAAATTCTTCCTGTTTATCCATATCCTCATCCTCTCTCATAAGAATGCCATACCACTTTTTAGGGCTAGTACAGCGTTTTCTGTCCAGTTATCAGGCAGCCGCTGTTAGAGTTGATTCAGCCTAGAACATTGTATTCCTACTATTGGTTATATTAGAACCAGAAATATCTATTTTATTAAATTTAATTAATTCTATTTTGTTTCAGGTTTTGTATAATAAAAGTTTCTAATCATTATTTTACCTAGAACTTCTATCGGTAAACCTGGAATTTTTAGAATTTTATCTATTGCCTGTAACAGGGTTTTCTGATATAGTATTTTCAAGTCAAAAACGAATATAGCAGAGTAGGATTTCGTGCGTTAAGTGTCATCGGAACGGGGAGTTGTCCGGTGGACGAAAAGGTAAAACTTGCGGTACGAAATTCGCATCCCGCTGCTACATGACAGGTTCTGCCTTCTCAATGTAGCATAAGTTTTTGCAACAATTAGGAAAAGGAGGTAGTACTATGTTCATTTTTAAGACATTGAAAGAATCTTCACAGGAACTCAAGAAGCTGAATACTCTGATAACCTGCTCTTTACTGCTGGCTATTTGTGTTGTTCTAGGACTTTTAGGAACCGTTATGTTAGGCCAGTTTATACGTATCAGCTTCAATTATTTGCCCATAGCCTTAGGCAGTATGTTATTTGGTCCTGTTGCGGGAAGCATCTTAGGTGCATTAAGTGATATACTTAATTACATTCTGGCACCAAAGGGCCCTTTTTATCCCGGTTTTACCATTAATGCTGTTATTACCGGATTGATTTATGGTTTTGGTTTCTACCGTAAAAGGATCACAATTAAAAGGATTGCATTAATCAAAGCAATACTGGTAATTTTCGTTGATATTCTGTTAAGTACTTATTGGCTGTCGGACCTTTACGGTCAGGCATTTCTTGTGCTCTTACCCATGAGAGCGTTAAAGAGTATCATCATGCTCCCCATAGATGTTGCCATGCTTTATTTTGTTCTTACAAGATTACCTGCATTATTAAAGATTAACCGAAAAGAAAGCTTATAACATTTAATACGAAAAGACCGCGAAATCCATATACTGGCTGACGCGGTCTTTCTTGTATGATAGAATATTTTATTTTGTAACTTTTACCGGTTTCATAAAGCCCTCTTCATTGAACTCCAGTCTGTCAAGGCAGGTCTCTCTATTATATCCCTCTTCACCCACATGCTGTCCAAGTGGTGTGCAGAATCTGTGATATGCTATAAGGTATTCATCTTTGTCCGGTTCTTTAAAGATGATATGATGACCGGTTCCCAAGATACCTTTATCGGGTTCCTTTGTGAGAATTGGATATTTATATTCAATTGGCCCATAAATGCTCGTGGACACACCATAATTTACATGATAGTTTTCACTTCCTGTATCATCACAGGACCAGGTGAAATGATAAATTCCGTTTCTCTTAACTGCCATAATGGCTTCCCTGAAATCGTATGCACCTTCCAGTTTCTTTATGGTTCCAGGTACCAGGCTTATCATATCTTCGTTGAGTTGTACGATGACAGCATCGCCATTTCCTAAAAGAAGGTAAGCACTGCCGTCCTCCTCTGTAAAAATAGAAGGATCGATGGTCTGACCAATTGCTATATTTTCCGTCGCCAATACTTCTGGTGTAATCAAAGGCTCTGGCTGTGCAGTAAAGGGTCCTGCTGGATGACTTGCAACAGCAACGCCGATACAGGATACATTATCCGTTCTTTTGGCGCAGAAATAATAATAGTATTTCCCGTTTTTTTCTGCTATGGCTGGTGCCCAGGCACTTCCAATAGCCCAGGGAACCTGCTCTGAGGCAACGTCTACAATTACACCCTCATCCCTCCAGTTAATCTTATCAATGGATGAAAAAACATTGAATTTCGTTCCTGACCACCCGGTAAAGCCATCACTGGTAGGATAAAGATAATAGGTATCACAAACTTTAAGCATGTCCGGATCAGCGTATAATCCCTCCAATACCGGGTTGGCATAGTCATAAGTCCTTAAAAGCTGTTCATATTCTTCTGCTGTCAGATTCAAAATGGAACCATGCCTTTTCTTATTAGCACCCATATGATATTCTTCTGCTTTTAGAGTTCTGAACTCTCCCTTTGAAAAGTCCTTGGTAAATAAAGGCATATAACCACCATCGGTAGCAAACTGATCAACCATCAGACACCATTCGTCCGAGCCGTTAATCGGAAAAGCCGCAGGACCTTCCACACCAAAGATATTATCAAGAGCTTCTGAAGCAACGGGTGTAAAAGGGCCATTGATTAAATCCGGACACTTATCCATGGTTATGTTCTTGGTAGTCTCATCTTTTGATATACGGTAATAATATTCCTTGTCTTTGATAATTGTGGTATCGATTACATGATTGTCTTTTTCAATGTATTTCACTGCTTTTGTAAAGACTTTGAAATCTTTTGTAAAGGAACAGTATATTCTTTGTTTTGCCTTCTCTTCTCCCGCTTCTTTTACCATGGAAGCCCAGAATACAAGATATTCTCCGGTCTTATCATTGTAAATTGCTTCCGGTGCCCATACACAGCCGGCTTCCGGTAATCCTACTTCCACCATACGCGGCTCGGCCCAGTTAACAAGGTCTTCTGATTCCCATATCACGATGTTTCTGCTGCCGGAATACTGGGCAACATCCCAGCCCTTACCGTTTGCTATTCTAAGATCTGTTGCGATAATATAGTATTTGTCTCCCGTTGCAGAACGAATTATAAAAGGATCTCTTACACCTTTTTCACCTGCTTTTGAAGATAGTACCGGTCTGTTCCTATTCAAATCTTTCCAGTGCAAACCGTCTTCACTGATAGAAAAATATATCTGTTCCCCATTTTCATGCTCTCCTGTAAAATGAACGAACAGGTAGCCTTTGTATGCCTTTTCCATTTTAACCTCTATTCTTGCGCACGCTCTTTGCGAAACCAAGTTTGTGGTGCGCAAGCACAAACTTGCGGTTGAAAAATTTATTTTTCAACCTATCCTCCATTCGCGCCTTCGCGCACAGATTTGCTTTTTCAACTCATCACCCTATCACAATAGTTGGATGCATAATTGGTATGTTTTCATTGGAATGCTATTATGTCTAAATTACTTTACATATAAATAAACTATAACAAATTAAACGGTAATGTCAATACATAATCTGTTATAGATAGATTTTAGTTTATCCTATTTCCATTGTCTTATAATTCTGAAATCTCCTGCTTCGAAAGGCCTGCAAGAGCACTATTTTATGGCAATTTATGAATTTATCTCAATAGAAGCCTTGAAACAATTGAAAAACTCCTTCTTTTCATATATAATGTTTCTAACTACTTAAAGGAGGAATATATAAAATGTCAGAGAATGTTTATGATATTTTATTGGAGCGTGGGTTTATCGAACAAACTACCCACGAACAGGAAATAAGAGAATTATTAGGGAAGGAAAAAGTAACCTTTTATATAGGCTTTGATGCAACGGCAGACAGTTTAACAGCAGGACACTTTTTAACCGTAATGGCTATGATGCATATGCAGCGTGCCGGTCACAAACCAATTGCCTTATTAGGCGGCGGCACTACAATGATCGGTGATCCTTCCGGTAAATCCGATATGCGCTCCATCATGACCAAAGAAACCATTCAGCATAATGCGGATTGTTTCTACAAACAGCTATCACAATTTATCGATTTCGATAACGACAATGCAATCCTTGCAAATAATGCGGACTGGCTGTTAAATCTTAACTATGTAGAATTCTTAAGAGAGGTCGGTGTACATTTCTCCGTCAATAAGATGCTTACAGCAGAATGCTACAAGCAGAGAATGGAGAAAGGTCTTACTTTCTTTGAATTCAACTACATGATTATGCAGTCTTATGACTTCTTAAAGCTTAATCAGATGTATAACTGTACACTACAGCTTGGCGGTAATGACCAATGGTCCAATATCTTAGGCGGTGTGGATTTGATTCGAAGAAAAGAGCAAAAGCCTGCTTTCGGTCTTACCTTTAAACTCTTAACCACCAGTGAAGGTATCAAAATGGGTAAAACCATGAAAGGTGCTGTTTGGTTAGACCCCGCTAAGACTTCTCCTTATGAATTCTATCAGTACTGGAGA from Anaerocolumna sp. AGMB13020 encodes the following:
- a CDS encoding folate family ECF transporter S component → MFIFKTLKESSQELKKLNTLITCSLLLAICVVLGLLGTVMLGQFIRISFNYLPIALGSMLFGPVAGSILGALSDILNYILAPKGPFYPGFTINAVITGLIYGFGFYRKRITIKRIALIKAILVIFVDILLSTYWLSDLYGQAFLVLLPMRALKSIIMLPIDVAMLYFVLTRLPALLKINRKESL
- the tyrS gene encoding tyrosine--tRNA ligase — its product is MSENVYDILLERGFIEQTTHEQEIRELLGKEKVTFYIGFDATADSLTAGHFLTVMAMMHMQRAGHKPIALLGGGTTMIGDPSGKSDMRSIMTKETIQHNADCFYKQLSQFIDFDNDNAILANNADWLLNLNYVEFLREVGVHFSVNKMLTAECYKQRMEKGLTFFEFNYMIMQSYDFLKLNQMYNCTLQLGGNDQWSNILGGVDLIRRKEQKPAFGLTFKLLTTSEGIKMGKTMKGAVWLDPAKTSPYEFYQYWRNIEDVKVEECLGLLTFLPMDEVRRLGALKDAEINHAKDVLAYEITKLVHGEEEAVKAREASKALFGGGLKSDDIPTTFYKEDQFAQGIDLITLMVDGKLASSRSDARRNIQQGGVTVNDEKVTEFDRVFTANDLDSDGMLLIRKGKKAYHAFKIEA
- a CDS encoding family 43 glycosylhydrolase; the protein is MEKAYKGYLFVHFTGEHENGEQIYFSISEDGLHWKDLNRNRPVLSSKAGEKGVRDPFIIRSATGDKYYIIATDLRIANGKGWDVAQYSGSRNIVIWESEDLVNWAEPRMVEVGLPEAGCVWAPEAIYNDKTGEYLVFWASMVKEAGEEKAKQRIYCSFTKDFKVFTKAVKYIEKDNHVIDTTIIKDKEYYYRISKDETTKNITMDKCPDLINGPFTPVASEALDNIFGVEGPAAFPINGSDEWCLMVDQFATDGGYMPLFTKDFSKGEFRTLKAEEYHMGANKKRHGSILNLTAEEYEQLLRTYDYANPVLEGLYADPDMLKVCDTYYLYPTSDGFTGWSGTKFNVFSSIDKINWRDEGVIVDVASEQVPWAIGSAWAPAIAEKNGKYYYYFCAKRTDNVSCIGVAVASHPAGPFTAQPEPLITPEVLATENIAIGQTIDPSIFTEEDGSAYLLLGNGDAVIVQLNEDMISLVPGTIKKLEGAYDFREAIMAVKRNGIYHFTWSCDDTGSENYHVNYGVSTSIYGPIEYKYPILTKEPDKGILGTGHHIIFKEPDKDEYLIAYHRFCTPLGQHVGEEGYNRETCLDRLEFNEEGFMKPVKVTK
- a CDS encoding TIGR03960 family B12-binding radical SAM protein, producing MKKLALSDEILMTIDKPARYIGNETNMVVKDTNAVDIRFCMCFPDVYEIGMSHLGIQILYDMFNRREDTYCERVYSPWPDLDKIMREKKIPLFALESQEPIKKFDFLGITLQYEMCYTNVLQILDLSGIPLLAKDRTEEDPFVLGGGPCTYNPEPLADFFDFFYIGEGETVYDQLLDLYKEHKQQGGSRKEYLEKVAQIEGIYVPSLYDVTYKEDGTIERFNKNNDHAKDKIKKQVEMKLENTYYPKKPLVPYIRATQDRVVLEIQRGCIRGCRFCQAGMVYRPVRERSMDFLKEYATEMLKATGHEEISLSSLSSSDFSGLQELVYFLIEECGKQKVNISLPSLRIDAFALDVMSKVQDVKKSSLTFAPEAGSQRLRDVINKGLTEETILNGAMEAFKGGWNRVKLYFMLGLPTENEEDIEGIAILSDKIAREYYTLPKEQRNGKIGITASTSFFVPKPFTPFQWSRMDTAKEYLSKQHFLRSKFNEQLNKKSIKYNWHEAELSVLEGVFARGDRRVGQALLAAYKEGCLFDSWSEFYDNDKWEKAFADTGIDIDFYTCREREIDEILPWDFIDAGITKAFLAREYKQAKEAKLTPNCKMACSACGATVFGGGICFETREQEVSAK